Proteins co-encoded in one Christiangramia fulva genomic window:
- a CDS encoding helix-turn-helix domain-containing protein translates to MFLSQPCNMVNGRDNRKILNEKIALRIKTLREKIEPNQSKFAEAHLMDRQIINRWESTTDGRGISIHSIKKFCSMIDISLKEFFDCELFSG, encoded by the coding sequence ATGTTTTTATCTCAACCTTGCAATATGGTTAATGGTAGGGATAATCGTAAAATATTAAATGAAAAGATTGCTCTTAGAATTAAAACCCTAAGGGAGAAAATTGAACCAAATCAATCCAAATTTGCTGAAGCTCATTTGATGGATAGGCAAATAATTAATCGATGGGAAAGTACTACTGATGGCAGGGGAATCAGCATTCACTCTATCAAGAAATTTTGCTCAATGATAGATATATCACTTAAAGAATTCTTTGATTGTGAATTATTCTCAGGATAA
- a CDS encoding M16 family metallopeptidase, translated as MRQTLKIFVLVLLTQVLWAQNSDKNERDGFSDPTLKSGRLENGFRYFVKKIDGVQQIYTSLIVNAGSSQEEKDQNNLAHLLEHMASNGTKNFPNLRGDPNFLSRMKMKPMDMLAFIGGNKTTYSFRFPKEVSFALDTSLAYYHDIASGKVLFDDEAVMGERKTLYQEHILGGNPAWLYSKLKIENSLTGRTNGPEPKDLENTIMNSSTKDLKRFYKDWYRPDLLVLTVIGDIKNTDEVVNKIREKFKDLKMPDTLRTKRNYYKNYLESSNSFMVLENPGPLNEKLTPETALQFYYRNPDIYFEKFSDKENKILWELLSSMIHNRLKSEELNYGTKFSSTIYPSEELPVIELDVKTTGEVENTIKKVFNMLAAISSYGFRNEEWETVKRKKIEYLQNRNYNSIDVWADAIENHIVEKTPLPDKNDQSDLTFLKNLDIGKINNLANELRWLPNDIAIIRPNGSKKDNFSELLIRQWINEGMAHPKRFNPLKAPQQLMSSTEISKLEKATISSRSFGDYNEDIIKLNNGVKIILKDLKPEKGWYKDKIIIHGFSLFGASCFGERDMESMFSPVIIQNSGLGNYNKFEIQKLLSNTSIPFGIRNYIEQNETGVMAEVSPEDVELALQLIYLSFTEPRFDNAAFEDWKMIEEKRFRRTGNSNNDFIDLINQENNNFKIPQGGARYWQSLLVNNKEAFRKYKALHASARNFTFILTGDFKKKTVLPLLQKYLGSLPNSKQPLRCEKSKNSKLTNFSGTKNFYLSAPVGAKFLSIQFKSESEQNSFQEVVNLELLKNAIHLMLKRLRYEQNLGVYSYSVSALVDRENNSKTIQVYLQTNEKDFAEVIESCNDVFDELRTDIIPKALLNSVKDLFHIPKLEDNKNNTATQASLYDHYRYGVPFINPEEVQKYRDNFNEKKLQQIAIEYLNANRKLVIIGSSK; from the coding sequence ATGAGACAAACACTAAAAATATTTGTGTTAGTACTATTGACACAAGTACTTTGGGCACAAAACAGTGATAAGAATGAGAGGGATGGCTTTTCAGATCCGACATTAAAATCAGGCCGGTTAGAAAATGGTTTTCGATATTTTGTAAAAAAAATTGACGGAGTTCAACAAATCTATACTTCATTAATTGTAAATGCGGGATCTTCTCAGGAAGAAAAAGACCAAAATAATTTGGCTCATCTTCTGGAACATATGGCTTCAAATGGTACAAAGAATTTCCCGAATTTAAGAGGCGATCCAAATTTTCTTTCCCGAATGAAGATGAAGCCAATGGACATGTTAGCCTTTATAGGAGGTAACAAGACAACATATAGTTTTAGATTTCCCAAAGAGGTTTCTTTTGCACTTGATACTTCTTTAGCCTACTACCATGATATTGCTTCGGGAAAGGTACTATTTGATGATGAAGCAGTGATGGGGGAACGTAAAACGTTATATCAAGAGCATATATTGGGAGGCAATCCCGCTTGGCTTTATTCGAAATTGAAAATCGAGAATTCCTTAACCGGTCGCACGAATGGCCCAGAGCCCAAAGATTTAGAAAATACCATAATGAATTCGTCTACCAAGGATTTAAAACGTTTTTACAAGGATTGGTATCGCCCGGACCTCCTTGTTCTAACTGTGATAGGTGATATCAAAAATACGGACGAGGTAGTCAACAAAATCAGGGAAAAGTTTAAAGATTTAAAGATGCCGGACACCCTGAGAACAAAGAGGAATTACTATAAAAATTACCTCGAAAGTTCAAATAGTTTTATGGTATTAGAAAACCCCGGGCCTTTAAACGAAAAGTTAACACCTGAAACAGCTCTTCAATTTTATTACCGCAATCCTGATATCTATTTTGAGAAATTTTCTGATAAAGAAAATAAAATTTTGTGGGAGCTATTATCCTCAATGATTCATAACAGATTAAAAAGTGAAGAGTTGAATTATGGAACTAAATTTAGCTCAACTATTTATCCAAGTGAAGAGCTACCAGTCATAGAATTGGATGTAAAAACCACGGGAGAAGTTGAAAACACTATAAAAAAGGTCTTTAATATGCTCGCAGCCATTTCTTCATATGGTTTCAGAAATGAGGAATGGGAAACTGTTAAAAGAAAAAAAATCGAATATCTACAAAACCGGAATTATAATTCGATAGATGTATGGGCTGATGCGATTGAAAATCATATCGTAGAAAAAACGCCCTTGCCAGATAAAAATGACCAAAGCGATCTCACATTTCTAAAAAACTTAGACATTGGAAAAATTAATAACCTTGCAAACGAGCTCCGGTGGTTACCAAATGACATTGCCATAATACGCCCCAATGGATCAAAAAAAGACAACTTTAGTGAATTATTGATTCGGCAGTGGATCAATGAAGGTATGGCTCATCCAAAAAGATTTAATCCTTTAAAGGCACCGCAACAATTAATGTCTTCTACAGAGATATCCAAACTGGAAAAAGCTACCATAAGTAGCCGAAGTTTCGGAGACTATAATGAAGACATAATTAAACTGAATAATGGTGTGAAAATTATTTTAAAAGATCTTAAGCCAGAAAAGGGCTGGTATAAAGATAAGATTATAATCCATGGATTTAGCCTTTTTGGGGCCTCCTGTTTTGGAGAAAGGGATATGGAAAGCATGTTTTCACCAGTGATTATTCAAAATTCAGGTTTAGGTAATTATAACAAATTTGAAATTCAGAAATTATTATCCAATACCAGCATTCCTTTTGGAATTAGAAATTATATAGAGCAAAATGAAACGGGGGTTATGGCAGAAGTTTCACCCGAGGATGTAGAATTAGCATTACAGCTTATATACCTTTCTTTTACGGAACCGAGATTTGATAATGCTGCATTTGAAGATTGGAAAATGATTGAAGAAAAAAGGTTTAGGAGAACCGGAAATAGCAATAACGATTTCATTGATTTAATTAATCAGGAAAATAATAATTTCAAAATTCCACAAGGTGGAGCGCGGTATTGGCAAAGCTTATTAGTAAATAACAAGGAAGCCTTTAGGAAATATAAAGCGCTACATGCGAGTGCAAGAAACTTCACCTTCATCTTAACCGGTGACTTTAAAAAGAAAACAGTATTGCCTTTGCTTCAAAAATATCTTGGTAGTCTTCCCAATTCTAAACAACCTTTAAGGTGCGAAAAAAGTAAGAATAGCAAATTGACTAATTTTAGTGGAACTAAAAATTTTTATTTATCCGCGCCTGTAGGTGCTAAGTTTTTATCCATACAGTTTAAAAGTGAATCAGAGCAAAATAGTTTTCAGGAAGTAGTAAATCTCGAATTATTGAAAAATGCAATACATCTTATGCTAAAACGACTGCGATACGAGCAAAACCTCGGAGTTTACTCTTATTCAGTATCAGCCCTTGTAGATCGAGAAAACAATTCTAAAACAATACAGGTCTATCTTCAGACGAATGAGAAAGATTTTGCAGAGGTAATAGAATCCTGCAATGATGTTTTTGACGAATTGAGAACAGATATTATTCCTAAGGCTTTATTAAATTCGGTAAAGGATTTATTTCATATCCCAAAATTAGAAGATAATAAAAACAATACAGCAACACAGGCTAGTTTATATGATCACTACCGGTACGGGGTTCCCTTTATTAATCCAGAAGAAGTTCAGAAGTATAGAGACAATTTTAATGAGAAAAAACTACAGCAAATAGCTATAGAATATTTAAATGCCAATCGAAAATTGGTAATAATAGGCAGCTCTAAATAG
- a CDS encoding SusC/RagA family TonB-linked outer membrane protein — protein sequence MKNFYRRSLTVIVFLILLAALVILSMSQAKAVTAKFYKSAFQQEVSGQVTGQNGEPLLGVTVLVKNRQYGTTTNKEGIYRVKATPSDTLVFTSIGFKKLEVPLQGRTNLDVQLQEDIASLGEVEINAGYYNVTERERTGNISRVTAEEIENQPVISPLQALQGRVAGLEVVEPNGIPGVAPTIRIRGQNSLRSSINNNGNLPLYIIDGMPINSAPLTSINQFVSAVGTDPLNGLNLSNIQSIEILKDADATAIYGSRGANGVILITTKNGKFTSDKDRVEARVYSGVSRVSHFVDLLDTPQYLALRRQAFENDGVEPTEANAKDLLLWDQNRNTDWQKVLFGNSAPTFSADLNYLGGGDNTSFRIGASYFKQGSVFPGDNSFEKKTTNFSLNHRSQNEKFQLNFSANYGINESDLFSASNFVSAGLRLPPNAPKLYQEDGSLNWENSTWVNPLAPLQSKGKTKSDNLVTNLHLEYELVDGLTFKTNLGYTFLNSRQDILLPKEIYNPTVWAYVSDRSQHSFINRKSWIAEPQLVYEKTLREHNLDLLVGTTIQRNENAEYTLNATGFANGHLIGNLEAADAVSVTKDQHQVYKYQAIFARFGYNFKKTYFLNLTGRRDGSSRFGPKKRIANFGAIGAAWIFTNSQFLKNDVPFLSFGKIRGSYGITGNDQIGDYRYLDTYQSTPGPGGLYPTRLTNPVFSWETNRKIEVALELGFLEDKINLNLSWYRNRSSNQLVGYNLPAITGFNSVEANLPATVQNKGFEIEFTSLNVQNKIFTWRSSLNLSIPSNKLVRFDGLEESTYANAYRVGEPLDLVTLYQFDGIDAETGFLKVVDVNGDGRYDFDDRIIPKNTGREYFGGISNSFTYHNFSFDFLVEFVRQNGLRYYNNVPGYFGNVNRQSIEDSPLSQRPTQSITGYLAFNNAAGSEIRIMDASYARLKTLNLGYRLPKAWLDNTPLSSLQFFLHGQNLLTLTKFDGLDPQNPGSLTVPSLQSITGGIQINF from the coding sequence ATGAAAAATTTTTACAGGAGGAGCCTTACTGTCATAGTGTTCCTTATTCTCCTGGCTGCTTTAGTAATTCTTTCTATGAGCCAGGCAAAAGCGGTAACCGCTAAATTCTATAAATCTGCCTTTCAGCAGGAGGTAAGTGGCCAGGTGACCGGCCAAAACGGTGAACCTTTATTAGGAGTGACCGTCCTGGTGAAAAACCGGCAGTATGGTACTACAACTAATAAGGAAGGTATTTATAGAGTAAAAGCCACACCAAGCGATACCCTTGTATTCACTTCTATAGGTTTTAAAAAACTTGAAGTCCCACTGCAGGGCAGAACAAATCTCGATGTTCAACTACAGGAAGATATCGCTTCTCTTGGCGAGGTAGAGATCAATGCGGGGTATTATAATGTAACTGAGCGAGAACGAACGGGGAATATTTCCAGGGTTACTGCAGAGGAGATCGAGAATCAGCCGGTAATAAGTCCCCTCCAGGCTCTTCAAGGCCGAGTAGCCGGATTAGAAGTTGTTGAACCCAATGGAATACCAGGCGTAGCTCCAACCATTCGCATTCGAGGACAAAACAGCCTACGTAGCAGCATCAATAACAATGGCAATTTACCGCTATATATCATTGACGGGATGCCTATAAACTCCGCTCCGTTAACCTCTATCAACCAATTTGTTTCCGCGGTGGGTACTGATCCCTTAAATGGACTGAATCTTTCGAATATTCAAAGTATTGAAATCCTAAAAGATGCAGATGCGACTGCAATCTATGGTTCCCGAGGGGCCAACGGAGTAATTTTAATCACCACAAAAAACGGAAAATTTACCAGCGACAAAGATAGGGTGGAAGCCCGGGTATATAGTGGAGTTAGCCGGGTTTCTCATTTTGTAGATCTTTTAGATACTCCGCAGTACCTGGCGCTAAGAAGACAGGCATTTGAAAACGACGGTGTAGAACCTACCGAGGCTAACGCCAAAGACCTGTTACTTTGGGACCAGAATCGAAATACCGACTGGCAGAAAGTTTTGTTTGGAAATTCAGCACCTACTTTCAGCGCCGATTTAAATTATTTAGGAGGAGGAGATAATACCTCTTTCAGAATCGGAGCATCCTATTTTAAACAAGGAAGTGTTTTTCCGGGGGATAATTCTTTTGAGAAGAAGACCACGAATTTTAGCCTGAACCATCGATCACAAAATGAAAAATTTCAACTTAATTTTTCGGCGAACTATGGGATAAACGAGAGTGATCTCTTTAGTGCCAGTAATTTTGTGAGCGCCGGATTAAGGTTACCACCTAATGCCCCAAAGCTTTACCAGGAAGATGGCAGCCTGAATTGGGAAAACTCTACCTGGGTTAACCCTCTAGCTCCATTGCAGAGCAAAGGCAAAACCAAATCGGATAATCTTGTTACAAATCTCCATTTAGAATATGAATTAGTAGATGGATTGACATTTAAAACAAACCTTGGATATACTTTTCTTAACAGCAGACAAGATATATTACTCCCCAAAGAGATCTACAATCCGACAGTATGGGCTTATGTTTCGGACCGTTCCCAACATTCATTTATTAATAGAAAATCCTGGATCGCCGAACCTCAACTAGTATATGAAAAAACTCTTCGCGAGCACAACTTGGATTTGTTGGTTGGAACTACAATTCAAAGAAATGAGAATGCTGAATATACATTAAATGCCACTGGGTTTGCCAATGGACATTTAATTGGCAACCTGGAGGCTGCAGATGCGGTAAGCGTCACCAAGGATCAACATCAAGTATATAAATATCAGGCAATATTTGCCCGTTTCGGTTATAATTTTAAAAAAACCTATTTTCTGAATTTGACCGGCCGTAGAGATGGCTCTTCACGGTTTGGGCCGAAAAAACGTATCGCTAATTTCGGAGCAATTGGTGCAGCATGGATATTCACCAATTCTCAATTTCTAAAGAATGATGTTCCCTTCCTTAGTTTCGGTAAAATTCGCGGAAGCTATGGTATAACCGGGAATGACCAAATCGGGGATTATCGATATCTAGACACTTACCAATCTACACCAGGTCCCGGAGGATTATATCCCACTCGACTTACTAATCCGGTTTTTTCATGGGAAACCAATAGAAAAATCGAGGTGGCTCTAGAGCTTGGCTTTTTAGAAGATAAAATAAATCTCAACCTTAGCTGGTATCGGAATAGATCGTCAAATCAACTGGTAGGTTATAACCTTCCTGCAATAACTGGTTTTAATTCTGTAGAAGCCAATTTACCTGCTACTGTCCAAAATAAAGGTTTCGAAATTGAATTTACCAGTCTTAACGTGCAAAACAAAATATTTACATGGAGGAGTTCTTTGAATCTTAGCATTCCATCTAACAAATTGGTCAGGTTTGATGGTCTAGAGGAAAGCACTTATGCAAATGCTTACAGAGTTGGTGAACCTTTAGATTTAGTAACCTTATATCAGTTTGATGGCATAGATGCTGAAACAGGATTTTTAAAAGTAGTAGATGTTAATGGTGACGGGCGTTATGATTTTGACGATCGAATAATTCCAAAAAATACCGGTAGAGAATATTTTGGTGGAATTTCGAACAGCTTTACTTATCATAATTTTTCTTTTGACTTTTTGGTTGAATTTGTCAGGCAGAACGGTCTTCGCTATTATAACAATGTCCCAGGCTATTTCGGAAATGTCAACCGGCAAAGTATAGAAGACAGCCCACTTTCACAACGTCCCACACAATCGATAACAGGTTATCTGGCTTTTAATAATGCAGCAGGTAGTGAAATTCGTATTATGGATGCTTCTTATGCAAGGTTGAAAACCCTCAACTTAGGATATAGACTTCCTAAGGCCTGGTTAGATAATACCCCTCTTTCCAGTCTTCAATTCTTTCTGCATGGGCAAAATCTTTTGACATTAACAAAATTCGACGGGCTTGATCCTCAAAATCCGGGATCATTAACCGTTCCTTCCCTTCAAAGCATTACAGGTGGCATTCAAATAAATTTTTAA
- a CDS encoding RagB/SusD family nutrient uptake outer membrane protein translates to MKINKILLGLSLFAIVLFMNSCEDFLEVETPNYMLDSNTVFADDQTAQGALQGLFNQLFNTSFANGGSQSVSFLGGVSADTYTLTSSTPDLVEFQQNQISPDNNSNLQVWSSAYNIIYQANSLLNGIEDNALLSQEVLNQIEGSGKFIRAFTYFYLVNLYGDIPLILDTDYQQNSLASRTSTEKIYSQILNDLEEASSLLNENYSGGERFRVNKFGALAMLARTHLFLGNWQKAEMYSSQVIEASAYYELLEDPNAIFLANSREAIWQISPIGWGYSFTHTRDGNLLAKTTTSYNPVVLSGDLLNAFTENDKRYENWISPFVTSNDTLYYPYKYKIQYDASGGTIKEYSMVLRLAEQYLIRAEARTRQGDISGAIEDLNKIKNRAGIALIDISQGSPSEDVILDEILLERRREFFSEWGHRWFDLRRFNKTDVLKNKVNSNWTPASNLFPIPNSERMKDPNLTQNPGY, encoded by the coding sequence ATGAAGATCAATAAAATTTTATTGGGTTTATCCCTATTTGCAATAGTTCTTTTCATGAATTCATGTGAGGATTTTTTAGAAGTTGAAACTCCAAACTATATGTTAGACAGTAATACGGTTTTTGCTGACGATCAAACAGCACAAGGGGCATTACAGGGTTTGTTCAATCAGTTATTCAATACTAGTTTTGCTAATGGGGGAAGCCAATCTGTTAGTTTTCTTGGTGGGGTTTCTGCAGACACCTATACCTTGACTTCAAGTACACCTGATCTTGTTGAATTTCAACAAAATCAAATTAGTCCTGACAATAATAGTAACCTTCAAGTATGGTCGAGTGCCTACAATATAATTTACCAGGCGAATTCCTTATTAAATGGTATAGAAGATAATGCCTTACTATCACAGGAAGTACTTAATCAAATTGAAGGAAGTGGCAAATTCATCCGGGCCTTCACCTATTTTTATTTGGTAAATCTTTATGGGGATATACCATTAATTTTAGATACAGACTATCAGCAAAATTCTCTTGCTTCCCGAACTTCAACAGAGAAAATATATAGCCAGATATTAAATGATTTAGAGGAGGCATCTTCCTTACTTAATGAAAATTATTCAGGAGGCGAACGTTTCCGCGTCAATAAGTTTGGAGCATTAGCGATGCTTGCCAGGACTCATCTTTTTCTTGGAAATTGGCAGAAGGCCGAGATGTACAGTTCACAGGTAATAGAGGCTTCAGCTTATTATGAACTATTAGAAGATCCTAATGCAATTTTTCTAGCCAATAGCCGTGAAGCAATCTGGCAAATTTCTCCGATAGGATGGGGATATAGTTTTACCCATACCCGGGATGGGAATTTACTGGCTAAGACAACAACATCATACAATCCCGTCGTGCTATCAGGGGACTTATTGAATGCCTTTACAGAGAATGATAAGCGATATGAAAACTGGATAAGTCCTTTTGTAACTTCAAATGACACCCTTTACTATCCTTACAAATATAAAATCCAATACGATGCTTCCGGAGGTACTATAAAAGAATATTCAATGGTACTTCGGCTTGCAGAGCAGTATTTAATTCGTGCAGAAGCCCGGACAAGGCAAGGAGATATTTCCGGTGCTATAGAAGATTTGAATAAAATTAAAAATAGGGCAGGTATCGCCCTCATAGACATATCCCAGGGAAGTCCTTCTGAAGATGTGATATTGGATGAAATTTTGCTGGAAAGAAGACGAGAATTTTTTAGTGAATGGGGTCACCGTTGGTTTGATTTAAGACGGTTTAATAAAACGGATGTTTTAAAAAACAAAGTAAATTCCAACTGGACTCCTGCATCGAATTTATTCCCTATCCCAAACAGTGAAAGGATGAAAGATCCAAATCTCACTCAAAACCCGGGTTATTAA